In the Flavobacterium sp. 90 genome, CAATAACATACTTTCATCGCTTGCAAAATGCCGAAGTTGAGTTGGAATTTAACAATAAACCAACCTCACGATATTGTTTAGTCGAAGCGATTCCTGAAACGGGACGTATGCATCAATTACGAAAACATTTTAAACATATTTTTCATCCCATTTTAGGAAGTCGGCCGCATGGTTGTAACAAACAAAATAAATTATGGCTGGAGAATTATGACCTGAAAGGAATGATGCTTCACGCACATCAATTAATTTTTAATCATCCAATAAAAAACGAACAACTAATCCTGAATGCAAAGATTAATGAAGAGTTTAGCAGAGTTGGTACTATTCTTAATCTGGATTTGAGTAAATATCAATAGAATAATGATCGTTAGAAAAGGGATTAGAAATTTCAATTCTTCCCGCTACTAAAAACAAAAACACCACTTAAAAAAGTGGTGTTTTTGTTTTTATATCGCACAACAGTTGTGCATTCGTTTTTTTATTTATTCAACTCTTTTTCAATTTCTTTAATAAGTTCAATTGCTTCCGGTTTTACATTTTTGTCGTAAACCCTTATGTTGTTATTACCTAGTCTAACAAGAAATTCGATTGTCTTTTTAAATTTTGGATCTGAATACATTTGCACTTCTGATTTATCTGCATTTTCTATCATTTTGTCAAAACACTTAAACAGAAAATCATTATAAACTTTATCGACTTCGTTAATTGTTGGTGCAAGTATTTGGTAGTAATTTAAAATTTTCTGTTTTAATTTTTCATCTTCAATATAGCCAATTTTACCACTAGACTTAAATCCTTCGTAATTACCAATATTTAGTACTTGTCCATGTGCATAAGTTGGAAAAACAACTTTACTTTTAGACTTATAAATACTATCAAGTTGAAGAGTCGTTAGTGCTAAAATTTTTTCATAACCTATGTTTGTCTCTTGGTATCCGCCCTTTTCAATGTTCAGGCTTTTTACATCATCTTTTAAATCATTCTTTAAATTATTAAGAAAAACAGAAACTTCTTCTTGCTGGTGTTTGTGTTCACTCCAACTATGTAATCCTATTGAAAGCGTTACTGCAAAAACTATTATAAAAATTTCTATAATGATTTCTTTCACTTTCTCTCCCAATGTATGTTCTTTATTTTTCACAGTTTTATAAATTTTTTCTGAATGTTTCGTTATTTCTTCTTGCATGATTTTTTGGTTAAAATATTGTCCTGATAATTATTGGTTTGTTTTACAAAATGGCACAACTCTTGGCTATTTAGTGGCAGTTTATTTTAGTACGCTACTTACTTCAACGACTTCAAAATCGTCATTATTTTGTAGTAAGTGTTTTAATATAGGAATATGACCTTGTCCAAATATTAGTATAACATATTTGTCATTTGCATTTATTTGAGTCATTATATTAGCGTAAATAGCAAGATTTCTTAAATACCAAACAGAAACAGATTCTGCTCCTGCAAAATTTTTACCTGCCCCAATCTTTGCTATAAATTTTAAATAAATTGATAAATTTCTTTCTAATTGATCAGGTCTATTTATGTACTTTAAAACTTCTGTTATCGTACCTTTTTTCAATTGATTATCAAAATCACTTATCATTGCTTTTGCGTGAGTCCCTAAATCTTTTAGTAAATAAAGTTGATTATTTTCTTTTGCGGTTGCAGCCATTAAACTATCGTGCATTGCATAGAATTTGTCTATACAGTTTATTTGAGTTAATTTTAATTTTTTACCTAACCTAAAGCCAATTTGTTCTCTTTCTGAAACTGTAAGTTTATAATGTCCTGTTAGATATAAATTATACAAACTATCGGTAGAACGTTGATTTTCGAATGGCTTTTCAATCATCACTTTAGTCGCTTTTGTTTGAGACAAAACAGTAGTTAAATCTTCTAATTCATTTTGTCGTTTAGTACTTAAAAAATCGTCTACTTTTAGTTCAAAACTATCTGTATGAGGTGTTTCAAAGTGAATTGTCCCAATCAATAAGATTTTAGTTTTAGGTTTAGATTCTTGTCCAAAAGTTGTTGTTACAGTTAAAAGCGCAATTAAAAATGTAGAAATTGATTTAATGAAAGTCATTTTTTTAGTTTAATTTTTTATTATTGTTGTTCTTCTAAATTGTAGCCAACTTATTTATATGTGCAATAAGTATTACATATTATTTATTTTCAAATATATAATTTTTCCATTGTAAATCATCGTAAGAACTCTTATTTTACGGAATGTTTTTGGCACATAAAATATTAGACCAGATTACGGAAAACCGTAATAATAAATAAAATATTACCATTATAATTTTGAAAAAGAAACGACAAAATGAGAAACATACTATTCTTGATTTTCATCTTCGCTTTAACAATAAGCTAAGCCCGGGAAGTAAAACATTTCACTGAATTTCCAAATGACTAGAGAAGTGTGTTCGAGGTAGTTTTTATTTTTCTTCTTCTTGTGAATTATCGTCTTCAAATGATTTACTTTCACTTTCTGATTCTTTAGATTTTACTAAAACTAAATTATCTTTCTTAAAAACAAATGTATCTTCTTCTATATAATTCCAGGAATTCTGAGTGCGCATATTTACACCATCGGCCTTAAAGGTTATTTTGATTGTATCACCTTTAGTAACAACATTTATGTAATCAAATGTGTTCTGAACGCTTGCTGTAAACGGAACGGCAGAACAATCTTTCAAACGCTCTAGTTGTTTTTTATCATTTTTAAACCACTTTCTTAAAAAATTTAAATGCTCTTCTGAACATTGATAACCAATATTAAGCGCTGTATTAATTTTACAACTTAGATTATCATATTTTTCATTTGGTTCTCCGTCCCAGTCACATTCACTTCCAATAAAACTTGCAATAAATCCAAGGGCTGCCTTTTCAGGTTCAGAAATGTTTTTGGAATATTCTTTATTTATAAAAATTGTATTAACCGTATCCTTTAATTCTTTGTCATATACATCTTCTCTCCATAAAAATTTTACAGATTTGTCTGTTAATTTTATTGGCTTTTCAACTTTTAAAGTTTTAACTGCTGTTTTTAAATTTTCTGATTCATTTTTCTTTGCACAAGACATTATTAAAATCAAAAGGATTAAGCTTAAATATTTCATGTAGATTGGTGTGATAAGTATCGAACAATATTTATTCCCAAATATATAATTTTCATGAAAAACCACCAACGAACTTCGTGTATTTTGTAAGCTTTTTTTTGCGCTAAATGGTTTTATTCATGTTGTTTTTAATGCTGCACAAAGAAATTTAGAACAAAAAAAATGCGCAAAGTCAGAGACATTTGCGCAGCTTTTTATAAGAAACTTTTCGTTGAGCTGAGTCTAATTGCAATTGGCATTATAAGTTGCTATACCATCTTTTCTCCAATTAGAAAATGGAATCATGTCTTTATCAGTTTGAATACATTTTAGATTAAGATTAAAGAATGCATATAAATTTTTCAAACTTTGGTTATTCCCGTTCTTAAGGTTCAAACTTACGAGTGAATTAGATTTACAGTAAAGAGCATAAATTTTAGGATTTTTCGAAATATCCAAACTTACTAATTGATTATCAGAACACTCAAAACTAAGCAGTAATGGATTTTGACTTACATCGAGAGTAACCAAACGATTTTTATAACAAACTAACTCGGTCAAAGGAGCATTAGAAACATTCAATGAAGTCAATTGATTTTTAGAACAATTCAAAGAAGTTAAATTGATATTTTTTGTCACATCTAAAGATGTCAACTTATTTTCATCTAAAGACACTTTGGTTAAGGCTATATTTTTGCTAATGTCTAAATTGGTTAATGCAGTACCTGAACAGTTCAAAAACATTAAAGAGAGATTTTTAGTTAAATTTAAACTCGTTAATGGGCTATTTCTACAGTCAAAATTCCTTAGGCTGATGTTTTGAGATAGATCTAAAGTTGTTACTTGATCTTCGCCACAAAATAAACGCTCCAGCTTAGTATTTTGTGACAAATCTAATGTTAAAAGTTTATTCTTGGAGCAATCCAAACCAATCAAAGCACTATTTTCACATAAATCTAAAGCAGTTATTTTATTGATAAAACAATCCAAATAATTCAAAGCCACATTTTTAGAAACATCGAGATCATCTAATTGATTTCGACTGCATTTCAAAGCTGTTAAATGGCTATTTTGCCTTAAATCTAACTTTAGCAATTTATTTTCTTCGCAAAACAAAGAAATCAACTCACCATTGTTCGTTACATCTAAAGAGTCTAATCTATTTTTGGCACAGTTTAAAAAGGTTAAAGTCGTATTTTTACTTACATTCAAATTCGTCAATTGATTTTCTTCACAAGATAGATAAGTAAGTCCGGTATTATTGGATAAATCAAGTGTGATCAGTTTATTTTTAAAGCAAATGAGTTTAGTTAATGCAGTAAAATCCTCTATTCCTTTTAAATCTACTATACCTCTATTTTTAAGATTCAATTCTGTTATTTTGGCAATTTCTGAGGTCAGTACTTTTCCATCCGGTTCGCCACGATCACAACCTGTATCCTGCAAAGCGATTTCAAAATTAACATCAGGAATTGCTGTATATTTTTTCGTGCTTTGAGCTATCAATGTATTAAAAACACACAGTAAGCTAACTGTCACGAAAAGAAATTTAAAGTTTATCATACTTATTTTTTATACACTTTTGAAGTTTAATTTAGCTATTATTAGCTGACAGTAATACTATTTTTAGATTGCAAATGTTCGAAATTATCATTAAAAGAATGCTGAAACTATGTGATACTATTTTAGTACTGATCACTTTTATTTCTTTTTTACTAAACTTAACAAATAAGAAATCCTATCAGTATAAAATTTAGCATTTTTCTGGTAAAAAATCCTTGCATCTGGCAGTAATTCAGAACCTTTATCCCATACAAATTTACCGGGATGTTTATCTTTAAACTCCTTCATTGTCTTTGCAACATACCAATATGTTGAATCTTTCCACTCCGTCTGCTTTTTTATAAAAACGTTCTTTTCATCTTCAGTTTTACCTTCGAAGGCAATTTCTAAAACAGTATTAAAAACCTCTGTTTCCCAGAATTGAAGTTCATGATAATATTCTTTTCTACAATTCAATTCTTCCGCACTATTTTCTTTAATACATTGATTAACTTCTTTTTCAAGTGTTGGCAATGGATCAGTAATATTCTGTCCATAACAACTTGACAACAATAAAACAAAAAATAAAATAAATCTTATAGTCATTTGATACTTATTCCTGGTTAATAATCTTTAGCAATTTTAGATTAATAAATTAATATTTTCAATCAACGTTTAAACATATTCGAAAACCAAAATGTCTTCCCGATCTCTGCAGTCTTTTTACTGGTGCTGCGCAAATGTTCCTGACTTTATATCAATTTAGACAAATGTAATTGAAAAACAGAAAACCACTACACAACTAGTTCGACAGTAAACTAAGCCCCGTTATTGGATTTTCAAAATCATACCAAATAGCAAATCAACTTTGTATTAAGTCAATTATTTAACTCTATTGTAGTAGCTATTTTGTTCCGTTTTTAGATTGATTATATTTAGAAACAACATATTTTCTAAGTTTTTCATCAAATCTGGGATCTTTTCCAAAAGTGTAACTGGCAGGCAACCCAAATTTGATTTTAAAATCAACAGCTGGGTAAGTATATACTCTATCACAACCAAATGAAGAAAATTGATTCCAAAACCATAAACCATAAATTTTTCTACCATTTAAAGTGATTACTACTGGTAATCCCGGTAAGGGAATTTTTAAATCTGTAAATTCATGTTCCCCCTTTTTTGTTAAGATTATTTGTTGCTTCTTCCAATTAAAATTTTTGATATCCTCTTCATTTAAAATTGGCACGGAACTCAACTTGGCTGTTTCCAAGTCAAAACAATATCTACAACCAGGATTTGAATTTTTGAATTTTTCTACATAGAAAAATTCAATTCCGGATTTTTGTGCATAAAGATTAAATCCGATAAAAAGTAAAAACACAAAAAACAGATCTCTTTTCATTATTTATAAATGTTTTATTAATTCATTGTTTATAATTTTCCGGCAGAAACCATAATAAAGACTTGGTGATATTTGCCTTTACTTTCTATAGCGAAGATAGTTTTCGTCAGGCTACTTTTTTGATCTTTTTATCACTTGTTAGACTTTTGTTCCACATAATGATTATTAAAACCCAAATTACAGCACAAATCAATGTAACATAATTTGTTCTGCAAAGTAAAGTATGAATGGACGCTGCCACTAAAACTGATTTTGTTTTATCTGCCGTGTACGCCATTATTATGGACAATATGATAGAGAATAAAATAAAAACAAACAGTCCTCCAAACTGGTCAAAATTGTCAAAAATTAGTAAATGCCAAAGCGCCCAAAGTATTCCTGTAATAATACCTCTTAACCAAAAAGGAATTAAATTTAAGCTGTCATTTAGAAGTCCTCTCCAAAAACTTTCTTCTAATAAATCATAGATGAGAGTTAGGATACAGAATATCAACGCCCATAAATGTGAATTAATTCCGTATTCATTGTTAAAACCTAATGCAGCATAGCCAATTAAAACTACGCTAAGAAAAATGATGGCTTTTACGGGCTTATTTCCTAATAAGGTCATTTCCCGTTTGATTCTGAATATTTTATAAGCAGCTATACTTGTAATTAATAATGCTAAACCATGGTTGTAATTGAAAGTAATATTAAAGTCAAGAAGTTCTACACTGATTTTGTTTAACAAATTAGGTATTTGACGGAAAAGGAAAGTAAGTACGCAAGCAACAGTATAAAAAATTAAGATGTTTGTCCATTTTGTCTTTTTAATACCTTCAATTAGGTTATCCATTCTATAAGTATAAGTTTTTATTATTTGAAGTTTATTTTTATCTTTTTAATTCTGAAATTCATTTGTTTATAATTTTCCGGCAGAAACCATAATAAAAATTGGTCTTCTTAATTCGTCTTTCATCGCTGGATATTTTTCAATGATTTCCTCTGATGGCTTAGGCTCAGATATTTGTTTAATAACAAAACCTGAATCAATTACAGTATTTAAAATACTTGCGACAGTTCGATGGTATTTAATTACTTTGTGACCTAAAAAATTCGTTTGTCTTACTCCTTCGTCCTGATAATTGTCAACTGGCCAATGTAGCAAATTTCCTTTTTCGTCCTTAAACCAATCTTGCTCTGGTTTTGAAGTAAAAACGGGATGTTCCATTGAGAAAACAAAGCTTCCTCCTTTTTTCAGGAACTTATTAATTTTACGAAAAACAACATCCAAATTTTGGATATAATGAAAAGTAAGCGAACTAAAAATAATGTCAAACTGTTCCTTTTCAAATTCAATATCTTCAACAGGCATTTGATAATACGCTATTGACAAGTCTTTTGAATTTTCCTTTGCTTTATCAATCATTTTCTTTGATAAGTCAATTCCAATCACATTTTTTGCACCTTGTTCTTTAGCATAAATACAATGCCAGCCGTAACCGCAACCAAGATCAAGAACATTTTTATCTTGAAAATCTGGCAACATATTTTTCAAAACATGCCATTCTCCTGCTGAATTCAAACCGTCTACAGAACGTAGCATTTTACCGTAGTTTTCAAAAAAATCTATATCGTCGTAAATATTTTGTTTCATCTCTTACTTATTTATTAAACCTTGTACCATAAAATATTCCTCGGCAACACTGACAAATATCACAAATTTTGCAGCCATTTTAAACAAATATAATTGAAAAACGAAAACTTCATAAATTCAATAACGTTAAAACTAAATTTCTAAGATGCTATCTATATAAATGAAAAGCTCAATAAGAACATTAATAACTATTCGTCAAAAAATGCCCAAAAGTAAAAGACATTTGTGCCGCTTTTCATAAAACACTTCAAAAACTTTTCAAAACACCGAACAATAAGCTAACGAATATTCTTTCAAAAATAAAAATTATCAATAAATATTAAAAATTATTATTTTAACAAAAGAAGAAAAAAACTTTCTTTATCCGCTTTTAATGTAAAAACAACCAATTATTAATCAAACAAATACATCTTCATTAGCAAAATCCCTTTTAGATTGATTGTTTCTAAATGTTATCTTTTCAGAATAACTAAACGAAACTTTTTAAATATTTTTTTGTGTATCTCGAATTTAGTTCTAATTTTGCACCCGCAATACAAAAGCAGGCCCGTTCGTCTATCGGTTAGGACGCATGGTTTTCATCCATGTAAGAGCGGTTCGATTCCGCTACGGGCTACTTACTACAAAGCTTCAGAGAAATCTGGAGCTTTTTTGTTTTTTTGAATTGGCTCCAGCTTTAGCTGGAGTTTATATAAAATCAATGGGAATGGCTTTAGCCCAAAATAAGTTATTTGGCTAAAGCCTTTATTGCATCTATTAATTACCTCCAGCTGAAGCACAATGTCATTAAGTTAAGGAAGAATATTTTTGTACTATATCGAATACATTTCACGCAAAGTCGCGAAATCGCAAAGGTTTCGTCATTTCGACGGAGGAGAAATCTTCGCGAGAAGCTCGACAAAGATTGGATTCTCGTTGCGGAGTTACTTGCGGAGATTTCTCCTCCGTCGAAATGACAATATTGTGTTTAATCTTTTCGTTTTAAAAAAAAATATAGTTAAAAAAAATTAACCTAATAACATTGACTTCTAACTTTACCTCAAATTTAAAAGCACTACTTTATTGTGAATCGTTACCAACCCTTGCATCGATGTTTTTAGATCTTCTGGCATATTATCGATTGCTTTTTGTTTGGCATAAAACTCATTTTCGTCTTCGTAATGTGTAATACTCACTAAAAGATTTTTATCCTGAAAAACAGGTAATCTTGGAAAATCATTTTCAGCCATTTCACTCACCCAAAGCGTAATATCTTCTATTTCTGAATTTTTAAGAAAAGGAATATATGTAGTCTCAAATAAGTCAATAACCTTCTCGAGTGTACTATTACAGATATAAAAATCTACAACCGTAAATGTTTTATCAGTCTTTAATAATCTGCTATTAATTTCTCCTTTTAAAGGGCGTAACAAATAGACATTATCCGAATTTATCATCATCTCATTTGTCCCTTTTCCATGTTCTTT is a window encoding:
- a CDS encoding pseudouridine synthase; the protein is MLEILYQDEYIIAINKPSGLLVHKSFYARDAKVYAIQELRNQIGQHVYPIHRLDRKTSGVLLFALDKEVLKIMNDRFATREVEKKYLAILRGWSPEELTIDYDLINDDDIKQNAITYFHRLQNAEVELEFNNKPTSRYCLVEAIPETGRMHQLRKHFKHIFHPILGSRPHGCNKQNKLWLENYDLKGMMLHAHQLIFNHPIKNEQLILNAKINEEFSRVGTILNLDLSKYQ
- a CDS encoding class I SAM-dependent methyltransferase, which gives rise to MKQNIYDDIDFFENYGKMLRSVDGLNSAGEWHVLKNMLPDFQDKNVLDLGCGYGWHCIYAKEQGAKNVIGIDLSKKMIDKAKENSKDLSIAYYQMPVEDIEFEKEQFDIIFSSLTFHYIQNLDVVFRKINKFLKKGGSFVFSMEHPVFTSKPEQDWFKDEKGNLLHWPVDNYQDEGVRQTNFLGHKVIKYHRTVASILNTVIDSGFVIKQISEPKPSEEIIEKYPAMKDELRRPIFIMVSAGKL
- a CDS encoding CPBP family glutamic-type intramembrane protease; amino-acid sequence: MDNLIEGIKKTKWTNILIFYTVACVLTFLFRQIPNLLNKISVELLDFNITFNYNHGLALLITSIAAYKIFRIKREMTLLGNKPVKAIIFLSVVLIGYAALGFNNEYGINSHLWALIFCILTLIYDLLEESFWRGLLNDSLNLIPFWLRGIITGILWALWHLLIFDNFDQFGGLFVFILFSIILSIIMAYTADKTKSVLVAASIHTLLCRTNYVTLICAVIWVLIIIMWNKSLTSDKKIKKVA
- a CDS encoding DUF6090 family protein → MQEEITKHSEKIYKTVKNKEHTLGEKVKEIIIEIFIIVFAVTLSIGLHSWSEHKHQQEEVSVFLNNLKNDLKDDVKSLNIEKGGYQETNIGYEKILALTTLQLDSIYKSKSKVVFPTYAHGQVLNIGNYEGFKSSGKIGYIEDEKLKQKILNYYQILAPTINEVDKVYNDFLFKCFDKMIENADKSEVQMYSDPKFKKTIEFLVRLGNNNIRVYDKNVKPEAIELIKEIEKELNK
- a CDS encoding DUF5694 domain-containing protein; this translates as MTFIKSISTFLIALLTVTTTFGQESKPKTKILLIGTIHFETPHTDSFELKVDDFLSTKRQNELEDLTTVLSQTKATKVMIEKPFENQRSTDSLYNLYLTGHYKLTVSEREQIGFRLGKKLKLTQINCIDKFYAMHDSLMAATAKENNQLYLLKDLGTHAKAMISDFDNQLKKGTITEVLKYINRPDQLERNLSIYLKFIAKIGAGKNFAGAESVSVWYLRNLAIYANIMTQINANDKYVILIFGQGHIPILKHLLQNNDDFEVVEVSSVLK